The region GAATGACCGATTTTCTACCTTTGGGTTCTGGAGCGGTTGCAGGTGTTGACTTTCCGCTGAATAGATTTTTTACAGCTAAGGAGCTAAATTTCAGGGCTTTGGTTAGAAACTCATTGCAAGCTACATCCGATAGGGATTATGTGCTTGATACTCTCTACGCCTGTGCGGTTGTTGGCATGCATCTGTCAAGGCTTTCCGAAGATCTTATACTATGGTCAACACAAGAGTTCGGATTCGTAGAGCTTCCAGATAGGCTATGCACGGGAAGTTCTATAATGCCACAAAAGAAAAACCCTGATGTACTTGAGCTGATAAGAGGAAAAACGGGAAGGCTTTACGGAAATCTCCTCTCTTTGCTTACCTCCCTGAAAGGTCTTCCCACAGCTTACAACAGGGATCTTCAGGAGGACAAAGAACCTCTATTTGATAGTATTGATACGGTAAAGGCTTGTATAGAGGCTATGAATTTAGTTCTTGATGGTTTGAGTTTAAGGGTTGAAAATATGACACCTCCCTTTGGTGATCCCATCATCGCTACAGATCTTGCCAACTATCTCGTAATGAAGGGTTTGCCTTTCAGGGAAGCTCACAGGGTAGTAGGGAATCTGATAGCTTACCTTTTGTCAGAAAACAGGAGCTTAGGGGATATAAAGCTTGAGGAACTAAGAGATTTTTCTCCCCTATTTGATGAAGATGCCTTGAGCTTACTTGATCCAAAAGTGGTTGCAGACAGAAGGAGAACCTACGGAGGAACAGCAAAAGAAGAAGTACTCAGACAGATAGAGGTAGCAAAAAGGGAAGAAGGCATGTAAATATGTACATATATCTTGTGACTTTCGGAAATATAGAAAAGAGATTGCTTTTTGGAATTGCCAAGAATGTGAAGGAAACTTTCGGTTTTGAGGTGAGATTATCCTCTGTGGCATCCCCTTTGAAACATGCCTACGATCATGAAAGGAAGCAGTACGTAGGAGAAAAGATCCTTGACTATCTTTCAACCTTGAACTATCCAGAACTTCTGAAGATCTTGGCTTTGATAAGTTGGGATATGTATGCGGAAGGCTTTAACTTCGTGTTTGGGCTTGCAAAGATCCAAGGTAGAGAAGCTATAGTAAGCACTTTTAGACTATTTTCGCGCGATGAACGCCTTTTCTTTGAAAGGGTTTTCAAAGAGGTGAATCATGAACTTGGACACACCTTCGGTCTTGGACATTGTCCCGATCGTAGATGCGTTATGAGTTTCTCAAACTCCATTGACGATACGGATCACAAAAGTAAAAACTTCTGTACCTCTTGTAAAACTAAGCTAAAGACTGCTATTGCCGAGCTTACCTTCTGAATAGAGGCTACTGAACCACAGATAAGTGAAAACAGACCAGAGCACACACACGATGACTGCAGACACAAGTAGATACTGGATACCATACTTAAGGGTAAGTCCACCCCAAAGACCTCCTACAAAGGCTCCGAGAAACTGGTTCGTGTTGAAAAATCCCAAAGACAGACCCCTGAGATCCCTGTGCGTTAGCTTGGTAAGAAGGGAAGGTATTATAGGTTCAAGCAGGTGAAAACCTATAAAAAAGAAAAGTACCAGAAGTACGCTTCCCCAAAAACCCTTCACAAGGTCATGAAATAAAAAGCCTACAAGTATGGAAAGTATACCTAAAATAAAAACTTCTCTAAACTTACCCCTTTTTTCCGCCACTATGGTGGAAGGTACCATTATTATCAAGGATATCAAAACTGCGGGCAGATAAACTTCCCAATGCTTAGGCTTGGGGAAATCATAGGTGTAAACGAATTCGTACGGTATAACCGTGAATATGGAAACTAAGAAAGCGTGAAGTATACCTATGGAGAAATTAAGCATGAGCTGATTCTTATCTGTGAGCAGTATAGCGAAGTTCCGTAAAGATGGTTTTATCTCCCTGTCTTGAGCGTGGACTTTAGGTTCTGGTATGAAAAAAGCTAAGTATAAGGTTGCCAGCAGGCTAAGAAAGGCAGTTAGAAAAAACAGAGAGGGGACACCTATGTATCCTGCGAGTACGGGAGCAAGGGTTATACTCAAAGCAAAGACTATACCTATGGATGCACCTATGTGGGCAAAAGCTCTCGTTCTCACCTCTTCCCTTGTCAGATCTGCGGCTAAAGCGATCATTGCGGAAGATACAGCACCAAAACCCTGCACGAACCTTGCCACTACCATACTCCATATGTTGGTAGCAAGCCCACCCATAAGACTGCCAATTATGTAAGTGATCATTCCAAAAACTATAATAGGCTTTCTACCGTACTTATCAGAGAGGTATCCAAAAGGTATCTGCAAAAAGGCTTGTGCGAAGCCGTATATCCCTATGGCAAGACCTATAAGCTGAGGAGAAGCACCTTCAAGAGTTTTCAGGTATGGTGATAAGACGGGTAAAAGTAAAAAAAGACCGAGCATCCTAACTGCTACAGCAAAGGTTATACCCAAGACAGCCTTTATCTCTTGAGATGTAAATTCCTTGTGCATGTCAACACCTCCTATATAATTCCCTTTGTAGAAGG is a window of Hydrogenobacter sp. DNA encoding:
- the argH gene encoding argininosuccinate lyase, which codes for MRKPWEGRFKEKTQEFVEKFTQSVSFDKRLALEDITQSLAHIKTLYEAGILTQEEMLTLQNVLEDIKREIQEGRFVFSEELEDVHMNIEAELIRRSGEVGGKLHTGRSRNDQIATDEKLYIKKEIKECIMLLKDLRKKLVKLAENSVDVIMPAYTHLQRAQPIRLSHYFLAYREMFLGDELRFCYAYRMTDFLPLGSGAVAGVDFPLNRFFTAKELNFRALVRNSLQATSDRDYVLDTLYACAVVGMHLSRLSEDLILWSTQEFGFVELPDRLCTGSSIMPQKKNPDVLELIRGKTGRLYGNLLSLLTSLKGLPTAYNRDLQEDKEPLFDSIDTVKACIEAMNLVLDGLSLRVENMTPPFGDPIIATDLANYLVMKGLPFREAHRVVGNLIAYLLSENRSLGDIKLEELRDFSPLFDEDALSLLDPKVVADRRRTYGGTAKEEVLRQIEVAKREEGM
- a CDS encoding archaemetzincin family Zn-dependent metalloprotease: MYIYLVTFGNIEKRLLFGIAKNVKETFGFEVRLSSVASPLKHAYDHERKQYVGEKILDYLSTLNYPELLKILALISWDMYAEGFNFVFGLAKIQGREAIVSTFRLFSRDERLFFERVFKEVNHELGHTFGLGHCPDRRCVMSFSNSIDDTDHKSKNFCTSCKTKLKTAIAELTF
- a CDS encoding MFS transporter, which encodes MHKEFTSQEIKAVLGITFAVAVRMLGLFLLLPVLSPYLKTLEGASPQLIGLAIGIYGFAQAFLQIPFGYLSDKYGRKPIIVFGMITYIIGSLMGGLATNIWSMVVARFVQGFGAVSSAMIALAADLTREEVRTRAFAHIGASIGIVFALSITLAPVLAGYIGVPSLFFLTAFLSLLATLYLAFFIPEPKVHAQDREIKPSLRNFAILLTDKNQLMLNFSIGILHAFLVSIFTVIPYEFVYTYDFPKPKHWEVYLPAVLISLIIMVPSTIVAEKRGKFREVFILGILSILVGFLFHDLVKGFWGSVLLVLFFFIGFHLLEPIIPSLLTKLTHRDLRGLSLGFFNTNQFLGAFVGGLWGGLTLKYGIQYLLVSAVIVCVLWSVFTYLWFSSLYSEGKLGNSSL